One Aegilops tauschii subsp. strangulata cultivar AL8/78 chromosome 7, Aet v6.0, whole genome shotgun sequence genomic window carries:
- the LOC109764990 gene encoding uncharacterized protein isoform X1 produces the protein MDSWLGQEEYDTHAEVLVHMQGGTTEKAILQYHQKHYDLAFFSVRMDRPVHILSFNDGVKRSDQVFELGRDERSFLRISHGVVKLLNPNLLERYHYMHVHSADPRPKYGLGGPLIDFGGKIVGMVNGNTIGSFIPSPILVKCLHLWRKFRCIPRPQLGMKFWSIKFVDIAENILCKCNIDDGLIVKEVSYGSPAEKLGILVGDVINCFNGERISTTVELENMLLSKCEDENNSLDSEVNVKLDVFHIRKSLWSDRTLTVKVSDDGEVVATGVSYPFGEGTP, from the exons ATGGACAGTTGGTTAGGGCAAGAAGAGTATGATACTCATGCCGAG GTTCTTGTTCACATGCAGGGTGGCACCACTGAAAAGGCCATCCTGCAGTACCATCAAAAGCACTATGATTTGGCCTTCTTCAGTGTTAGAATGGATCGGCCGGTTCATATACTCTCTTTCAATGATGGTGTGAAGCGTTCTGACCAAGTTTTTGAGCTTGGAAGAGATGAAAGGTCATTTCTAAGGATAAGCCATGGTGTGGTGAAATTATTGAATCCAAATCTGCTTGAACGGTATCACTATATGCATGTTCACAGTGCAGATCCACGTCCCAAG TATGGCTTAGGAGGGCCACTCATTGACTTTGGTGGAAAAATCGTGGGAATGGTCAATGGCAATACAATAGGATCTTTTATACCGTCTCCCATTTTAGTCAAGTGCTTGCATTTGTGGAGAAAATTTCG gtgcatcccTCGGCCCCAGCTTGGAATGAAATTTTGGTCAATCAAGTTTGTTGATATTGCTGAGAATATATTGTGCAAGTGTAATATTGATGATGGCCTTATTGTAAAAGAG GTGTCATATGGATCTCCTGCTGAGAAACTTGGAATACTAGTGGGTGACGTCATTAATTGTTTCAATGGAGAACGCATCTCTACAACAGTTGAG TTAGAGAATATGTTGCTAAGCAAATGCGAGGATGAAAATAATAGCCTTGATTCTGAAGTGAATGTCAAA CTTGATGTATTTCACATACGCAAGTCTCTCTGGAGTGACAGAACATTAACTGTAAAAGTGTCTGATGATGGTGAAGTTGTTGCAACAGGAG TTAGTTATCCTTTCGGAGAAGGGACACCATGA
- the LOC109764990 gene encoding uncharacterized protein isoform X2: protein MDSWLGQEEYDTHAEVLVHMQGGTTEKAILQYHQKHYDLAFFSVRMDRPVHILSFNDGVKRSDQVFELGRDERSFLRISHGVVKLLNPNLLERYHYMHVHSADPRPKYGLGGPLIDFGGKIVGMVNGNTIGSFIPSPILVKCLHLWRKFRCIPRPQLGMKFWSIKFVDIAENILCKCNIDDGLIVKEVSYGSPAEKLGILVGDVINCFNGERISTTVELENMLLSKCEDENNSLDSEVNVKLDVFHIRKSLWSDRTLTVKVSDDGEVVATGVK from the exons ATGGACAGTTGGTTAGGGCAAGAAGAGTATGATACTCATGCCGAG GTTCTTGTTCACATGCAGGGTGGCACCACTGAAAAGGCCATCCTGCAGTACCATCAAAAGCACTATGATTTGGCCTTCTTCAGTGTTAGAATGGATCGGCCGGTTCATATACTCTCTTTCAATGATGGTGTGAAGCGTTCTGACCAAGTTTTTGAGCTTGGAAGAGATGAAAGGTCATTTCTAAGGATAAGCCATGGTGTGGTGAAATTATTGAATCCAAATCTGCTTGAACGGTATCACTATATGCATGTTCACAGTGCAGATCCACGTCCCAAG TATGGCTTAGGAGGGCCACTCATTGACTTTGGTGGAAAAATCGTGGGAATGGTCAATGGCAATACAATAGGATCTTTTATACCGTCTCCCATTTTAGTCAAGTGCTTGCATTTGTGGAGAAAATTTCG gtgcatcccTCGGCCCCAGCTTGGAATGAAATTTTGGTCAATCAAGTTTGTTGATATTGCTGAGAATATATTGTGCAAGTGTAATATTGATGATGGCCTTATTGTAAAAGAG GTGTCATATGGATCTCCTGCTGAGAAACTTGGAATACTAGTGGGTGACGTCATTAATTGTTTCAATGGAGAACGCATCTCTACAACAGTTGAG TTAGAGAATATGTTGCTAAGCAAATGCGAGGATGAAAATAATAGCCTTGATTCTGAAGTGAATGTCAAA CTTGATGTATTTCACATACGCAAGTCTCTCTGGAGTGACAGAACATTAACTGTAAAAGTGTCTGATGATGGTGAAGTTGTTGCAACAGGAG TGAAGTGA